The proteins below come from a single Granulicella sibirica genomic window:
- a CDS encoding TrbI/VirB10 family protein has translation MTAKTSAPGQQFATRATAEKLSPDRNKILIIGGGLLAAVLFFALTMFLGNSPAKKRSASSLAHTAQQSATPKGSVTPVMDTVHSPAQNNSSGQLGPDDINRTKASSGKSTVNKPSTSSQNSLPPVPTLNGNLGNVPSFADTQQHWEEPRPYGDAPAASTPQTQEQQNALKEPSLVFVRNLPQSTDSSSRSGTPEGTTPVLDFAPGTRILAKLTTEISSAVQTPVIAEAQYTYAVGDRVVIPAGAKFIGHLEQADRSGLVSVRFDEVDLKDDDKEKIEALGIGLDLAPIKGLVSGKNTGRNFLVRTASGIGSVAAMIVGNNTSSSFSEDDLIRERIAENAGNAGDSKLMNLAVTNKVVVSVPADKKIYVVFTKREQNTHTLHPIDPKAP, from the coding sequence ATGACGGCTAAAACTTCCGCACCTGGGCAGCAATTCGCAACCCGAGCGACCGCCGAGAAACTAAGTCCCGACAGAAACAAGATTCTGATCATTGGAGGCGGTCTTCTTGCTGCAGTTTTGTTTTTTGCCCTGACCATGTTCCTGGGTAATTCACCGGCAAAGAAAAGGAGTGCCTCCAGTCTCGCTCATACTGCACAACAGAGCGCGACCCCAAAGGGCAGCGTGACTCCGGTCATGGACACGGTGCATAGTCCGGCACAGAATAACTCGAGCGGACAGCTCGGTCCGGATGACATCAACCGCACGAAGGCGAGCTCTGGGAAATCGACGGTCAACAAGCCCTCGACCTCTAGCCAGAATTCTCTCCCGCCAGTTCCTACCCTCAACGGCAATCTCGGCAACGTGCCCTCGTTCGCAGATACGCAACAGCACTGGGAAGAGCCTAGACCCTACGGCGACGCCCCGGCAGCTTCAACACCCCAAACGCAAGAACAACAGAATGCTCTGAAGGAACCGTCTCTTGTATTTGTGAGAAATCTTCCGCAGAGTACGGACTCTTCTTCTAGAAGCGGAACACCAGAAGGGACGACACCCGTGTTGGATTTCGCCCCAGGGACACGCATTCTTGCAAAGCTTACGACTGAGATATCGAGCGCGGTACAGACACCTGTTATCGCGGAGGCGCAGTATACGTACGCGGTAGGCGATCGGGTCGTTATACCAGCAGGGGCTAAGTTCATTGGCCACCTGGAGCAGGCTGATCGTAGTGGTCTGGTGAGCGTTAGGTTCGACGAAGTGGACTTGAAAGACGACGACAAAGAGAAGATTGAGGCATTGGGCATAGGCCTCGATCTCGCGCCGATCAAAGGACTCGTATCAGGGAAAAATACCGGACGAAATTTCCTGGTTCGAACCGCATCCGGCATTGGTTCGGTAGCTGCGATGATCGTAGGCAATAACACAAGCTCTAGCTTCTCCGAGGACGACCTTATCCGAGAGAGGATCGCTGAAAACGCGGGGAATGCCGGGGATTCAAAACTGATGAATCTCGCCGTGACGAACAAAGTGGTCGTCTCTGTGCCAGCGGATAAAAAAATTTATGTGGTCTTCACGAAACGCGAGCAGAATACGCACACTCTTCATCCAATCGACCCCAAAGCCCCTTGA
- a CDS encoding TolB family protein, which produces MGISKLWVFTVDPETGAVLQKEMLPLTSDIHSVRWASWSPDGKEIGIEDDRGYDKRVLWVVSADGSHPDKIFDYACTTYCGLDWSHDAKNIIFSGLAGNLLQLFSIPRAGGAPQQFTHDSGNLLHPRVLPDGHLIARTRETQWKQIWKQSLTSR; this is translated from the coding sequence ATGGGTATATCCAAGCTATGGGTGTTCACTGTGGATCCAGAGACGGGCGCCGTCCTCCAAAAAGAGATGCTTCCGCTTACGAGCGATATTCATAGCGTTCGGTGGGCTTCATGGTCTCCCGACGGTAAAGAGATTGGTATTGAGGATGATCGGGGTTATGACAAACGGGTACTGTGGGTTGTCAGTGCAGATGGATCTCATCCTGATAAGATCTTTGATTATGCTTGCACCACATACTGTGGACTCGACTGGTCGCACGATGCTAAAAACATTATCTTTAGCGGACTAGCCGGTAATCTTCTCCAGCTTTTCTCCATACCGCGCGCTGGTGGAGCTCCTCAGCAGTTCACTCATGACTCCGGGAACCTGCTGCATCCGCGGGTTTTACCAGATGGGCACCTGATCGCCCGCACACGTGAGACACAGTGGAAGCAGATTTGGAAACAGTCACTGACCAGCAGATAG